One genomic region from Stackebrandtia nassauensis DSM 44728 encodes:
- the add gene encoding adenosine deaminase: protein MTRELHGLPKAHLHLHVAGAMRETTLWELSQRHRLPPAPPPLGNARRTWAQFQVRYDAARDAIRTTDDLARVIVEAAADDAADGCGWLEIQLDPTAYAPILGGLRATLEAALSGAANASIPVGVIVASSWARSGEHALQLAELAVEYADAGVVGFGLSNDERRGSPADFVPAFEIAAEAGLARTPHAGFYLGAEHVRDCVELLGATRIGHGTAAATDAGTMALLAERGIALEVCPTSYPPFGVHELAEIPVASLLAAGVLVTIASDDPLLFGTGLAGQYAICRDILGLSDDVLAQLAEHSVEHSMAPQPIKTAMLAGIDEWRKPTARLDQ from the coding sequence GTGACCCGCGAACTCCACGGCCTGCCCAAGGCCCACCTTCACCTCCACGTGGCCGGTGCCATGCGGGAGACCACGCTGTGGGAACTGAGCCAGCGCCACCGACTGCCACCGGCCCCGCCCCCGCTGGGCAACGCGCGGCGAACCTGGGCGCAGTTCCAGGTCCGCTACGACGCCGCCCGGGACGCGATCCGCACGACCGACGACCTGGCCCGGGTGATCGTCGAGGCAGCCGCCGACGATGCCGCCGACGGCTGCGGCTGGCTGGAGATCCAGCTCGACCCGACCGCGTACGCGCCGATCCTGGGTGGACTGCGCGCCACCCTGGAGGCCGCGCTGTCGGGTGCCGCCAACGCGTCCATCCCCGTCGGCGTCATCGTGGCCTCAAGCTGGGCCCGCTCCGGCGAACACGCCTTGCAGCTGGCCGAACTCGCGGTCGAGTACGCCGACGCGGGCGTCGTCGGGTTCGGACTGTCCAATGACGAGCGGCGCGGCAGCCCCGCCGACTTCGTGCCCGCGTTCGAGATCGCCGCCGAAGCCGGGCTCGCCCGCACCCCACACGCGGGCTTCTACCTGGGGGCCGAACACGTCCGCGACTGTGTGGAACTGTTGGGCGCCACCAGGATCGGCCACGGTACCGCCGCCGCCACCGACGCGGGCACCATGGCGCTGCTGGCCGAACGCGGCATCGCCCTGGAGGTCTGTCCGACGTCGTACCCGCCGTTCGGGGTGCACGAACTCGCCGAGATCCCGGTCGCATCGCTGCTGGCAGCCGGTGTCCTGGTGACGATCGCCAGCGACGACCCGCTGCTGTTCGGCACCGGACTCGCGGGCCAGTACGCGATCTGCCGCGACATACTCGGCCTGTCCGACGATGTACTCGCGCAGCTTGCCGAGCACAGCGTCGAACACTCCATGGCACCGCAACCGATCAAGACCGCGATGCTCGCCGGAATCGACGAGTGGCGCAAACCCACCGCTCGTCTAGATCAGTAG